The region TTCGAGTTAGTCGCTTCGATTGGTCCGGGTCTTCGTGCAGGTTGTAGACGCGTGCAACCGTCCCCGAGCCCCGAACACCCCCGACGAATTCTTGCAGCTTCTTGTTGAACTCGTTGAGGTCTAAGTCTTCGCTCGCCACGATGACGAAACCATCGACTTCTTCGGAGACGACCTCGAAGCCGAACCACTTTCGGAGTTCGTCGAGGTCGAGCATGACGTCCACTTCAAGAAGAAGGGGAACGTTCTTGGGAAGGCTCGGAAGATTTTGTTTCTCGCGGTCCGCGACGCGAATACGGCGAATACGAACGATCGGGCCGCGAACCGGGCCGCGTAGTTTCGAAGCGGCTTCCATCATGCGGGCCGTCGCGTCACGTCCGGCCCCCCGGACGGCATGGGCCGCCGTCGTCGGCGTCCCGCCGGCCGCGCAGACGAGTCCCGAGGATCGGACGCCCTCCGCGCGATCCCCGGCTCCTCGACGGCCAGCTCGGCTTGAAAGGGAGACGCGCCCCGACGGCCTCGAAGCCCCGTCGGGTCGCGTCCGACCGCGTTCGCGGATCCGCCGAACCCGGCGGCCGTCAGGCGGCGTCGCTCTCGACGCCGCGGCCCCTGAGCTGGGCGAGCGCCTCCTCGAGGACCAGGACGACGTCCCGGGCCTCCACCGACCTCCTCGACCAGGTGATGGTGAGCCTGGCGTCGGCGACGGCGAAGGTCCTGGTGGTCGTGGGCCCGGCCTCGACGACCCCGGCCGCCCTCTCCTTCTTCGCCTTCGGCCTCGCGGCCTTGCCGACGGCGGCCCCGGCGTCGTCGCGCTTGAGCCCCTCGCCCACGATCCGCGCGGCCAGCTCCCGCTGGGCCCGCTCGTCCTTGAGGCGGCTGACCTCGTAGCCGGACGACGGCGAGATGACCCCCTGCTCCACCTGCTCCTGGACGTCCTCGGGGAGCCTGAGCAGCGAGAGCGCCTTGCTCACCGCCCCCTTCGAGACGTTCAGGGCCTCGGCCACCTGCTGCATGGTCCAGCCGTTCAGGTCCATGATCTGCCGGTAGCCGTTGGCCGCCTCGATCGGCCGCAAGTCCTCGCGGAGGAGGTTCTCGATGAGCGACTCCTGGCGGATCTCGCTCTCGGTGAGCGGCCTGTCCGTGAAGGCGCAGGAGACCGTCCTGAGTCCCGCGAGCAGGGCCGCGCGATAGCGGCGCTCACCGCTGATGATGATCCACTTGCCGTGCTCTTCGCTCCAGCGCACCCGG is a window of Planctomyces sp. SH-PL62 DNA encoding:
- a CDS encoding ParB/RepB/Spo0J family partition protein; translated protein: MSMNMSRAEKLASRLAGNMKESLGVRLIASEPQAAVAAPGGIPSASPEEGRTRDRLAGHMEIDRIAPDPDQPRKYFSEESIAQLSASLQRTGQLQPIRVRWSEEHGKWIIISGERRYRAALLAGLRTVSCAFTDRPLTESEIRQESLIENLLREDLRPIEAANGYRQIMDLNGWTMQQVAEALNVSKGAVSKALSLLRLPEDVQEQVEQGVISPSSGYEVSRLKDERAQRELAARIVGEGLKRDDAGAAVGKAARPKAKKERAAGVVEAGPTTTRTFAVADARLTITWSRRSVEARDVVLVLEEALAQLRGRGVESDAA